Proteins found in one Oncorhynchus gorbuscha isolate QuinsamMale2020 ecotype Even-year linkage group LG15, OgorEven_v1.0, whole genome shotgun sequence genomic segment:
- the LOC123996638 gene encoding zinc-binding protein A33-like, translating to MAECAWNEEMSEGPDLLQEDLTCPVCKDLYREPVLLSCSHSFCKECFEQSRKMVQRCPVCRKSCDGEQPISNRALMAATESFQKEKRWRGPNAINNVPLCNLHRLELQLYCVKDEEPVCVDCVTLHRTHELLPLNKGAPLCKEELTIKVNILEEKVETFKRMKKKYSNTVDFMKSQAEQAEKQIKAEFERLRQVLCVEEAARLKALADEEEDKRSGMEERISSLTSDIAALTKLVQTVKREMGAEDLTFLQNFQALKKKAQWPREDPQNPSDALLNMAKHVGSLGYSIWKSMQVHVTCIPVVMDPNTASPWLSMSPDLASVRDSPERQSLPDNPERFDPCVFVLGAEGFLSGKHRWEVHVGDNPKWILGICKESVARKRKFTVSTDRGVWTIGLSKGVYNALTGQRTVLVVERRPERIRVKLNMDKGEVSFWDAGNGGKHLCTFTHKFTERVFPIFGPGLHTTPMEVNPAKVTIHTA from the exons ATGGCTGAATGTGCTTGGAATGAGGAGATGTCAGAGGGTCCAGACCTCCTTCAGGAAGATCTGACCTGTCCGGTGTGTAAAGATCTTTACCGGGAGCCCGTGCTTCTTTCCTGCAGCCACAGCTTCTGTAAGGAGTGCTTTGAGCAAAGCCGAAAGATGGTGCAGAGGTGTCCCGTTTGCAGGAAGAGCTGTGACGGGGAGCAACCAATCTCTAACCGGGCGCTGATGGCCGCTACTGAGTCCTTTCAGAAGGAGAAGCGCTGGCGGGGACCGAACGCAATCAATAACGTGCCTCTTTGTAACCTGCACCGTCTGGAGCTTCAACTTTACTGCGTAAAGGACGAGGAGCCCGTGTGCGTTGACTGTGTCACTCTACATCGAACTCACGAGCTACTGCCACTCAACAAGGGCGCGCCGTTGTGTAAG GAAGAACTGACCATTAAAGTCAACATATTGGAGGAGAAAGTGGAGACCTTCAAGAGAATGAAAAAGAAATACTCTAACACAGTTGATTTCATGAAG AGCCAGGCCGAGCAGGCAGAGAAGCAGATCAAGGCAGAGTTTGAGAGGCTCCGTCAGGTGCTGTGTGTAGAGGAGGCTGCCAGGCTGAAGGCCCTGGCAGacgaggaggaggacaagagatCCGGTATGGAGGAAAGGATCAGCTCCTTGACCAGTGACATCGCTGCCCTCACTAAGCTGGTCCAAACAGTAAAGAGGGAGATGGGGGCGGAGGATTTAACCTTCTTGCAG AACTTCCAAGCTTTAAAGAAAAA AGCCCAGTGGCCTCGTGAAGACCCCCAGAATCCCTCAGATGCTCTCCTGAACATGGCCAAACACGTGGGCTCTCTGGGCTACAGCATTTGGAAGAGCATGCAGGTGCACGTCACATGCA tcccagTGGTGATGGACCCTAACACGGCCTCTCCCTGGCTTTCCATGTCCCCAGACCTGGCCAGCGTACGGGACAGCCCAGAGCGCCAGTCTCTCCCGGACAACCCTGAGCGCTTCGACCCCTGTGTCTTTGTCCTTGGAGCTGAGGGCTTCCTCTCCGGCAAGCACCGCTGGGAGGTCCATGTGGGAGACAACCCGAAGTGGATCCTGGGAATCTGTAAGGAGTCTGTGGCTCGCAAGAGGAAGTTCACCGTGTCCACAGACAGGGGTGTGTGGACCATTGGTCTGAGCAAAGGGGTGTACAACGCCCTGACGGGCCAACGTACAGTACTGGTCGTGGAGAGGCGGCCAGAGAGGATCCGGGTCAAGCTAAACATGGATAAGGGGGAGGTGTCATTTTGGGATGCAGGCAACGGAGGGAAGCACCTGTGCACCTTCACACACAAGTTTACAGAGAGAGTGTTCCCCATATTTGGTCCTGGGCTCCACACCACCCCGATGGAGGTTAACCCGGCCAAGGTGACCATTCATACTGCGTGA